In the genome of Halococcus agarilyticus, one region contains:
- a CDS encoding DUF354 domain-containing protein has translation MSGRGRHASADTTVRSAPARVWIDLVSPSHPFFFDGLVGGLENVSVTTTVREKTETVSLAREVGFEHQVVGRDFDNALVRKFGIPFRTMQLAVSAPSCDVSLSARNAMCVLASRARGTPSIHFTDNDITAHVDGLWVEELYNRFEAAATHNVVPRAFAAEELTRWGADPDSIHTYDGYKEDVYVAGFDPDPDFPDRLPFASGEYIVVRPEALTAAYVDADSIVPDLLAAASERGIGVVYLPRGRGDESYAREYDDDAVYVPNGAMNGLQLAWHARCVLTGSGTMSREAACMEKPAVSFFPNTLLSVDQELVADGRIFHSRDAGAIVEHIASLDAADVEPDRERARTVRDEVVELTNDLIRSVRR, from the coding sequence ATGAGCGGACGTGGTCGCCACGCGAGCGCCGACACGACTGTGCGATCGGCCCCGGCGCGGGTGTGGATCGATCTCGTCAGCCCCTCGCATCCGTTCTTCTTCGACGGGCTCGTCGGCGGGCTGGAGAACGTTTCGGTGACGACAACAGTGCGAGAGAAGACCGAGACCGTCTCGCTCGCCCGCGAGGTCGGGTTCGAGCACCAGGTGGTGGGCCGTGACTTCGACAACGCCTTGGTCCGGAAGTTCGGGATCCCCTTCCGTACGATGCAGCTCGCGGTGAGCGCGCCGTCGTGTGACGTCTCGCTGTCGGCGCGCAACGCGATGTGCGTGCTCGCCTCGCGGGCGCGGGGCACGCCCTCGATCCACTTCACCGACAACGACATCACCGCCCACGTCGACGGGCTGTGGGTCGAGGAGCTGTACAACCGCTTCGAGGCCGCCGCGACCCACAACGTGGTGCCGCGCGCGTTCGCGGCCGAGGAGCTGACCCGGTGGGGCGCGGACCCCGATTCGATCCACACCTACGACGGCTACAAGGAGGACGTCTACGTCGCGGGGTTCGACCCCGATCCCGACTTCCCCGACCGGCTGCCGTTCGCGAGCGGCGAGTACATCGTGGTGCGGCCGGAGGCGCTGACCGCGGCGTACGTCGACGCCGACTCGATCGTGCCCGACCTCCTCGCCGCAGCGAGCGAGCGAGGGATCGGCGTGGTCTATCTCCCGCGCGGGCGCGGCGACGAGAGCTACGCCCGCGAGTACGACGATGACGCGGTGTACGTGCCGAACGGCGCGATGAACGGGCTCCAGCTCGCGTGGCACGCACGGTGTGTGCTCACCGGGTCGGGGACGATGTCCCGGGAGGCGGCGTGCATGGAGAAGCCCGCCGTCTCCTTCTTCCCGAACACGCTGCTCTCGGTCGACCAGGAGCTCGTGGCCGACGGCCGGATCTTCCACTCGCGGGACGCCGGGGCCATCGTCGAGCACATCGCGTCGCTCGACGCCGCCGACGTCGAGCCGGATCGCGAGCGCGCACGCACAGTGAGAGACGAGGTGGTCGAACTGACGAACGACCTGATCCGGTCGGTCCGACGATGA
- the wecB gene encoding non-hydrolyzing UDP-N-acetylglucosamine 2-epimerase produces MSAGDTAVTIVLGTRPEIIKLAPVIDACERYDVGYSVVHTGQHYSDELDTVFFDQLELPTPEHNLAIGSGSHSAQTGAMISAIESVLLDEAPDVVLVQGDTNSVLAGSVAASKLDCEVGHVEAGLRSFDRSMPEEVNRVLADHAADYLFAPTDQAAQHLRREGIPVERITVTGNTIVDAVTCYRDLAAEKSRVLDAHDLQVGEFCLLTAHRAENVDDPERFASLLDGVARFAAESGLDAVYPVHPRARERIEAFEIDVPAEIQLVEPQDFLDFLRLESTARLAFTDSGGVQEEACILGTPCVTLRDNTERPETVAVDANRIVGVDPADIVAGAREALRAPTDWENPFGDGRSAERILDAVGIGQAKSVEGVTG; encoded by the coding sequence ATGAGCGCGGGCGATACGGCCGTCACGATCGTGCTCGGGACGCGCCCCGAGATCATCAAGCTCGCGCCCGTGATCGACGCGTGCGAACGGTACGACGTGGGTTACAGCGTGGTCCACACCGGCCAGCACTACTCCGACGAGCTGGACACGGTCTTTTTCGACCAGCTCGAGCTCCCCACGCCGGAGCACAACCTCGCCATCGGGTCGGGATCGCACAGCGCCCAGACCGGCGCGATGATCAGCGCGATCGAGAGCGTCCTGCTGGACGAAGCGCCCGACGTCGTCCTCGTCCAGGGCGACACCAACTCGGTGCTCGCGGGCTCGGTCGCGGCGAGCAAGCTCGACTGCGAGGTGGGTCACGTCGAGGCCGGCCTCCGGAGCTTCGACCGAAGTATGCCCGAGGAGGTGAACCGCGTCCTCGCCGATCACGCCGCCGACTACCTGTTCGCGCCGACCGACCAGGCGGCCCAGCATCTCCGCCGGGAGGGGATCCCGGTCGAGCGCATCACGGTCACCGGCAACACCATCGTGGACGCGGTGACGTGCTACCGCGACCTCGCGGCCGAGAAGAGCCGGGTGCTCGACGCTCACGACCTTCAGGTGGGAGAGTTCTGTCTGCTGACGGCCCACCGCGCGGAGAACGTCGACGACCCCGAACGGTTCGCCAGCCTCCTCGACGGCGTCGCGCGCTTCGCCGCCGAGTCCGGGCTCGACGCCGTCTACCCGGTCCACCCGCGGGCGCGCGAGCGGATCGAGGCGTTCGAGATCGACGTTCCCGCCGAAATCCAGCTCGTCGAGCCCCAGGACTTCCTCGATTTCCTCCGGCTCGAGAGCACGGCGCGGCTCGCCTTCACCGACTCCGGCGGCGTTCAGGAGGAGGCGTGCATCCTCGGGACGCCCTGCGTGACGCTCCGGGACAACACCGAACGCCCCGAGACGGTCGCGGTCGACGCGAACCGGATCGTCGGCGTCGATCCCGCCGATATCGTCGCCGGCGCGCGCGAGGCGCTCCGTGCCCCGACCGACTGGGAGAACCCGTTCGGCGACGGCCGGAGTGCCGAACGGATCCTCGACGCCGTGGGGATCGGCCAGGCGAAATCGGTCGAGGGGGTGACCGGATGA
- a CDS encoding nucleotide sugar dehydrogenase produces the protein MSSVCVHGLGYIGLPTAAVLAEAGHDVFGYDVDSELLKALEAGETRIDEPGLDDVIADALDSSLSVTDEVVPAEYHLICVPTPLEDDHADLAAVEAAGETVATVLRAEDTVILESTVPPRTTSEVLAPVLERSGLRVGEFSLAYSPETVLPGNVLTELRENDRAIGGVDERSVASAVALYESFVGGDLRTTTDPTLAEFVKLLQNTYRDVNIALANEVAMIAHDYGLDAREAIALANHHPRVNIHQPGPGVGGHCIPIDPLFLGQGSDRLDLIERARAINDGMADYVTDLLEAQVESIADATVAVLGVAYKGNVADARESPGLRLAETLQRRARAAHAPGAEGTGGTDADPMIDVRLHDPHVTDSHLALVSLQDALSGADAAVIATDHDEYGKLDPSEVAAQLDGDTVIDAKGILDAAAWEAAGITVVEL, from the coding sequence ATGAGTTCGGTCTGTGTCCACGGGCTGGGCTACATCGGCCTGCCGACGGCGGCGGTGCTCGCCGAGGCCGGCCACGACGTCTTCGGGTACGATGTCGATTCGGAACTGTTGAAGGCACTCGAAGCCGGCGAGACGCGGATCGACGAACCCGGACTCGACGACGTCATCGCGGACGCGCTCGATAGTTCGTTATCGGTGACCGACGAAGTCGTCCCGGCGGAGTACCACCTGATCTGCGTGCCGACGCCGCTGGAGGACGACCACGCCGACCTCGCCGCGGTCGAGGCGGCGGGCGAGACCGTCGCAACCGTGCTCCGGGCCGAGGACACCGTGATCCTCGAATCCACCGTACCGCCGCGCACCACGAGCGAGGTGCTCGCGCCCGTGCTCGAACGCTCCGGGCTCCGTGTGGGAGAGTTCTCGCTGGCGTACTCGCCCGAAACCGTGCTTCCCGGGAACGTTCTCACCGAGCTTCGCGAGAACGATCGCGCGATCGGCGGCGTCGACGAGCGCTCGGTCGCGTCGGCGGTCGCGCTGTACGAGTCGTTCGTCGGGGGTGACCTCCGGACGACGACCGATCCCACGCTCGCGGAGTTCGTCAAACTGCTCCAGAACACCTACCGTGACGTGAACATCGCGCTCGCGAACGAGGTGGCGATGATCGCCCACGACTACGGGCTCGACGCGCGCGAGGCGATCGCGCTGGCGAACCACCATCCGCGGGTGAACATCCACCAGCCAGGGCCCGGCGTCGGCGGCCACTGCATCCCGATCGACCCACTGTTCCTCGGTCAGGGCTCGGATCGGCTCGACCTGATCGAGCGCGCCCGCGCGATCAACGACGGGATGGCCGACTACGTCACGGACCTCCTCGAAGCACAGGTGGAGTCTATCGCGGACGCGACGGTGGCGGTGCTCGGCGTGGCGTACAAGGGCAACGTCGCCGACGCGCGCGAGAGCCCCGGTCTCCGGCTCGCCGAAACGCTCCAGCGGCGCGCGCGGGCGGCGCACGCGCCCGGTGCGGAGGGCACCGGTGGAACGGACGCCGACCCGATGATCGACGTCCGGCTCCACGATCCGCACGTGACCGACAGCCACCTCGCGCTGGTGTCGTTGCAGGACGCGCTGTCGGGGGCCGACGCGGCAGTGATCGCCACCGACCACGACGAATATGGAAAGCTCGATCCGAGCGAGGTCGCCGCACAGCTGGACGGGGACACCGTGATCGACGCGAAGGGCATCCTTGACGCCGCTGCGTGGGAGGCGGCGGGCATCACCGTCGTCGAACTATGA